One genomic window of Bremerella sp. JC817 includes the following:
- the tyrS gene encoding tyrosine--tRNA ligase: MKDIYAELSWRGLINQTTGDDSFATWLNEQSRTVYAGFDPTADSLHVGHMLPLMLLRRFQAAGHKPIALVGGATGMIGDPSGKSAERNLLSVDQLRANVDAIKTQMHQFLDFDEAGSGAVLVNNFDWMQSFSYLDFLRDIGKNFPVNVMMAKDSVKGRLERDDAGLSYTEFSYMLLQAYDFVHLYDKLGCTLQIGGSDQWGNITAGIDLGRRMRSAQLFGMTCPLLTKSDGTKMGKTESGAIWLSAERTSPYAFYQYWINVADEDAGKCLRFLTELEREEIEALDKARVDEPHKRESQKRLAEALTELVHGKAGVESAQRATEIFFGGEIDNLSDKQLIEIFADVPSQQLGRDRLAADGGLNIVDALVESGLCKSKGDARRTVSQGGAYVNNRRIEETDKMLGTTDLASETVMVLRSGKKKYALLRFAGE, translated from the coding sequence ATGAAAGACATTTACGCAGAACTCTCGTGGCGTGGCCTGATCAATCAAACCACCGGTGACGACTCGTTCGCTACCTGGCTCAACGAGCAGTCTCGAACCGTCTATGCCGGTTTCGATCCCACCGCCGATTCGCTGCACGTCGGGCATATGCTCCCGCTGATGCTGCTGCGACGGTTTCAAGCCGCTGGCCATAAACCCATTGCCCTGGTCGGTGGTGCGACCGGCATGATTGGCGACCCCAGCGGTAAGAGTGCTGAGCGCAATCTGCTGTCGGTCGACCAACTGCGAGCCAACGTCGACGCCATCAAAACGCAGATGCACCAGTTTCTCGATTTCGACGAAGCAGGAAGCGGCGCGGTGCTGGTGAACAACTTCGACTGGATGCAAAGCTTCAGCTACCTCGACTTCCTTCGCGATATCGGGAAGAACTTCCCCGTGAACGTGATGATGGCGAAGGACTCGGTGAAAGGGCGTCTGGAACGTGACGACGCCGGGCTCAGTTACACCGAATTCAGCTACATGCTGCTCCAGGCCTACGACTTCGTCCACTTGTACGACAAGCTAGGCTGCACGCTGCAGATTGGTGGCAGCGACCAATGGGGTAACATCACCGCCGGGATCGACCTGGGACGACGCATGCGTTCCGCTCAGTTGTTCGGCATGACCTGCCCGCTGCTGACCAAGAGCGACGGCACCAAGATGGGCAAGACCGAGTCAGGCGCCATCTGGCTTTCGGCCGAGCGGACCAGTCCATATGCCTTCTACCAATATTGGATCAACGTCGCCGACGAAGACGCTGGGAAGTGCCTCCGCTTCCTCACGGAACTGGAACGCGAAGAGATCGAAGCCCTCGACAAGGCTCGCGTTGACGAACCTCACAAACGCGAAAGCCAGAAGCGTCTGGCCGAGGCACTGACTGAGTTGGTCCACGGCAAGGCAGGCGTCGAAAGTGCCCAGCGGGCGACCGAGATCTTTTTCGGAGGAGAAATCGACAATCTCAGCGACAAGCAGTTGATCGAAATCTTCGCCGATGTGCCGAGCCAGCAACTTGGACGCGATCGCCTGGCAGCGGATGGTGGATTGAACATTGTTGATGCATTGGTCGAATCAGGTCTTTGCAAAAGCAAGGGAGATGCCCGCCGAACCGTTTCGCAGGGCGGGG
- a CDS encoding AMP-dependent synthetase/ligase — MDTREELAENSSIAAMFLHRVRAGRHRPALWYRESADAPFQSATWEDLLHDVYAIVRSSEEAGLYVAGDRAVQIRDNSREWITFDLAMMMLGVWHVALNTHLALDQMVSAIQHCEPKSIVVATPQLRDRLAAICGEIPITLSSLSNDDASQVSTDEVLQHLEERVAGIDPNSTCTLVYTSGTTGQPKGVMLSHRNLAFDAQATVHAYDEKPVDKRLSFLPFSHLYARTCDVYTWIARGSQLVLAFSRETILGDCQATTPTLINGVPYFYQKVVEGLKLSGKLDERGSLKKAFGGEIRMCASGGAPLAKWVIDAFEKQQVSLLEGYGLTESSPVITVSTEGAHRPGSVGKPLKGVEVRATEAGEIETRGPHVMQGYYQNDEATRQIMDGEWLRTGDLGLIDDEGFLWITGRQKEILLLSTGRNVNPEALEIAIGSDPLVAQVMVCGEGRKCLSALIVPNPDLLRQRIQEARLWVFSKQQALEHPTVRQWFRDILDCQLANRSDYEQVGPFTILGQGFTPASGELTPKLSLRRCEILKNYDAIIQQMYEPAQVSRPWWRSWLP, encoded by the coding sequence ATGGATACGAGGGAAGAGCTTGCCGAGAACAGCTCGATCGCTGCGATGTTTCTGCATCGGGTTCGGGCAGGGCGCCATCGGCCTGCCCTCTGGTATCGGGAATCGGCAGACGCTCCGTTTCAGTCGGCGACCTGGGAAGATCTGCTGCACGATGTCTACGCGATCGTGCGCAGCTCGGAAGAAGCCGGACTCTACGTAGCTGGTGATCGAGCCGTACAAATCCGCGATAACAGTCGCGAGTGGATCACTTTCGACCTGGCGATGATGATGCTAGGCGTCTGGCATGTGGCCCTCAACACGCACCTGGCGCTCGATCAAATGGTTTCCGCCATTCAGCATTGCGAGCCGAAGTCGATCGTCGTCGCCACACCGCAGCTCCGTGACCGACTGGCGGCTATCTGCGGTGAGATACCGATTACACTTTCGTCTCTCTCAAACGATGACGCGTCCCAGGTAAGCACCGACGAAGTACTGCAGCATCTGGAAGAGCGTGTGGCGGGCATCGATCCGAACTCGACCTGCACGTTGGTTTATACCTCTGGGACGACCGGCCAGCCGAAAGGGGTGATGCTCAGCCATCGCAATCTGGCCTTCGACGCCCAAGCAACAGTGCATGCCTACGACGAGAAGCCGGTCGACAAACGGCTCAGCTTTTTGCCTTTCAGCCACTTGTATGCCCGGACATGCGACGTCTATACCTGGATCGCTCGCGGATCGCAGTTGGTGCTGGCCTTCTCGCGAGAAACGATCTTGGGCGACTGTCAGGCCACCACGCCCACGCTGATCAACGGCGTGCCGTACTTCTATCAGAAGGTGGTGGAAGGCTTGAAACTGAGTGGCAAGCTCGACGAACGCGGTTCGTTGAAGAAAGCGTTTGGTGGCGAGATCCGCATGTGTGCCAGTGGCGGTGCTCCGCTGGCGAAGTGGGTGATCGATGCGTTCGAGAAGCAGCAAGTTTCGCTGCTGGAAGGTTACGGCCTGACCGAGTCGTCGCCGGTGATCACCGTTTCGACCGAAGGAGCCCATCGCCCCGGCAGTGTTGGGAAACCGCTGAAAGGCGTCGAAGTTCGCGCGACCGAAGCAGGCGAGATCGAAACCCGCGGGCCACACGTGATGCAGGGCTATTACCAGAACGATGAAGCAACGCGCCAAATCATGGATGGCGAGTGGCTACGGACCGGCGATCTTGGCCTGATCGACGACGAAGGCTTCCTTTGGATTACCGGTCGCCAGAAAGAGATCCTCCTCCTTTCGACCGGCCGCAACGTGAATCCGGAAGCCCTCGAGATCGCCATCGGAAGCGATCCGCTGGTCGCCCAGGTCATGGTCTGCGGCGAAGGTCGTAAGTGCCTGTCCGCCTTGATCGTTCCGAACCCCGATCTGCTACGGCAACGCATCCAAGAGGCTCGGCTATGGGTTTTCTCGAAGCAACAAGCGCTCGAGCATCCCACGGTGCGGCAATGGTTCCGCGACATTCTCGACTGCCAACTGGCCAATCGTTCCGACTACGAACAGGTCGGGCCCTTCACCATTCTGGGACAAGGATTCACACCAGCCAGCGGCGAACTGACCCCGAAGCTCAGCTTGCGGCGGTGCGAAATCCTAAAGAACTACGATGCCATAATCCAGCAAATGTACGAGCCCGCTCAGGTGTCGCGTCCCTGGTGGCGGTCTTGGTTGCCATAA
- a CDS encoding 3-hydroxyacyl-CoA dehydrogenase NAD-binding domain-containing protein, with protein sequence MAPNSSIKLSYPEKDIARLTFDLPDKGANILSHPVMEELAGHLDELAKRDDIVGVILDSAKPSIFIAGADIREFAASMEVDTKRTYEMCRWGQTLFGRLHTNKWITVAAINGTCVGGGTELALGCDRRVVTTHDKTEIGLPEVKLGIYPGWGGTVRLSRLVGLGNAVKMITSGESVSPQKALELGFADDMVPPEHLLAAAIGIIREEEKTGQYKQDRAKRVQPISINETEFGFMGATASAYIQQQTKGQYPAPLAALETLLGGAMLDAEAALELEAQGMASLFGTPVNAALINVFLLTDRNKKDSGVAGDGPQPRKLQSASVIGAGIMGSGIAAANLKRGLAVKLNDANAEALQRGASAILDEVSFDKATRSKSVERAIEYAGRLRSTTNSSELLDSDIIIEAVVENLELKRKIFAGLEENLPETTILASNTSTLPITKLAGNLKHPERFVGIHFFNPVRKMKLVEVIRGEKTSDETAATAVAYAKGLGKFPIVVNDGPGFLVNRLLFPYMNEATQLLQDGVDMKRIDKVAVKFGMPMGPIALYDMVGIDTSFYAGRTMYDAFPDRTLVSPILPALIKNERLGTKKGYGFYNHEKKKGRPEPDPMALELIARYVDPPQREITDAEIEHRLILPMLLEATRALDEGVVRDPRDVDLGLIFGIGFPPFKGGLLFWADTVGAKTLVEWLKPLEEIGKRFVPTEMLLDMAKNDSKFYDRASN encoded by the coding sequence ATGGCCCCGAATTCCAGCATCAAGCTCAGCTACCCCGAGAAGGACATCGCTCGCCTTACGTTCGACCTGCCTGACAAAGGGGCGAACATCCTCAGCCATCCAGTGATGGAAGAGTTGGCAGGCCATCTCGATGAACTCGCCAAACGTGACGATATCGTTGGCGTGATTCTCGATTCCGCGAAGCCCAGCATCTTCATTGCTGGTGCCGACATTCGCGAGTTCGCCGCCTCGATGGAAGTCGATACCAAGCGAACCTACGAGATGTGCCGCTGGGGGCAAACCCTCTTCGGGCGATTGCATACAAACAAATGGATCACCGTCGCTGCCATCAATGGTACCTGCGTTGGTGGTGGTACCGAACTGGCCCTTGGCTGCGATCGCCGCGTGGTCACGACGCACGACAAGACCGAGATCGGTTTACCGGAAGTGAAGCTCGGTATCTATCCCGGCTGGGGTGGCACCGTGCGACTTTCGCGTTTGGTCGGCCTGGGCAACGCGGTGAAGATGATCACCTCGGGCGAAAGTGTCTCGCCGCAGAAGGCTCTTGAACTTGGCTTCGCCGACGATATGGTTCCGCCAGAACACTTGTTGGCGGCCGCCATCGGCATCATTCGCGAAGAAGAAAAGACCGGTCAGTACAAGCAAGACCGAGCTAAGCGTGTTCAGCCGATCTCGATCAACGAGACCGAATTCGGTTTCATGGGTGCGACCGCATCGGCCTACATTCAGCAGCAAACCAAGGGACAGTATCCTGCCCCCTTGGCCGCTCTGGAAACGTTGCTCGGCGGAGCGATGCTCGATGCCGAGGCTGCCCTAGAGCTTGAAGCCCAGGGGATGGCCAGCCTGTTTGGCACCCCGGTCAATGCGGCACTGATCAACGTCTTCCTGCTGACCGATCGCAATAAGAAAGATAGCGGCGTTGCTGGCGACGGACCGCAGCCTCGCAAGCTGCAATCGGCCAGCGTGATCGGTGCTGGGATCATGGGAAGCGGCATCGCGGCCGCCAACTTGAAGCGTGGCCTGGCGGTCAAACTGAACGACGCCAATGCCGAAGCACTACAGCGTGGTGCCAGTGCGATTTTGGACGAAGTGTCGTTCGACAAAGCGACCCGCAGTAAGAGTGTCGAGCGAGCCATCGAGTACGCCGGTCGACTTCGTAGCACGACCAACAGTTCCGAACTCCTCGACAGCGATATCATCATTGAAGCGGTCGTCGAGAACCTCGAACTGAAACGCAAGATCTTCGCCGGTCTCGAAGAAAACCTCCCTGAGACCACGATCCTGGCAAGCAACACGTCGACCTTGCCGATCACCAAGCTCGCCGGAAATCTGAAGCATCCGGAACGGTTCGTCGGGATCCACTTCTTCAACCCAGTTCGCAAAATGAAGTTGGTGGAAGTGATCCGAGGCGAGAAGACCTCGGACGAAACGGCCGCGACCGCCGTGGCTTATGCCAAAGGTCTCGGCAAGTTTCCGATCGTCGTCAACGATGGCCCTGGTTTCCTGGTGAATCGACTGCTGTTCCCTTACATGAACGAAGCGACGCAGCTTCTTCAGGACGGGGTCGATATGAAACGGATTGACAAAGTCGCGGTCAAGTTCGGCATGCCGATGGGTCCAATCGCCTTGTACGACATGGTCGGCATCGACACCTCGTTCTATGCCGGACGAACCATGTACGACGCTTTCCCGGATCGCACGCTCGTTTCCCCGATCTTGCCCGCGTTGATCAAGAACGAACGCCTCGGCACGAAGAAGGGGTACGGTTTCTATAACCACGAAAAGAAGAAGGGGCGTCCCGAGCCAGATCCAATGGCATTGGAACTGATTGCCCGTTATGTCGATCCACCGCAGCGAGAAATCACCGATGCCGAGATCGAACATCGTTTGATTTTGCCAATGCTGTTGGAAGCGACACGGGCCCTCGACGAAGGCGTCGTTCGCGATCCGCGCGACGTCGATCTAGGTTTGATCTTTGGGATCGGGTTCCCACCGTTTAAAGGTGGGCTGCTCTTCTGGGCCGATACGGTCGGGGCGAAGACCCTGGTCGAATGGCTCAAGCCGTTGGAAGAAATCGGCAAGCGTTTTGTCCCCACCGAAATGCTGCTCGATATGGCGAAGAACGACAGCAAGTTTTACGACCGAGCGTCGAACTAG
- the fadA gene encoding acetyl-CoA C-acyltransferase FadA, whose protein sequence is MNQAVIIDCVRTPIGRAHPERGYYRDVRSDDLAVHCVEALLKRTGIDPNEVEDVLFGNTQQTLEQGLNVARIIALTAGLPVTAAGATINRLCGSSLQALNQAAHSILAGAEDVQIVGGLEHMTHVPMDHALDINPKLYHHTSEAALHMGITAEFLAQTQGISRKAQDEFALGSHQKAAAAIESGKFQNEVVPTHGRTEEGARQLWTVDQCVRPDTSLEALSALRPVFMPDGGTVTAGNASPINDGASAMLMMSDASAKRLGLKPMARVVATAVAGVEPSVMGTGPIPATQKALKRAGLTLDQIDLVELNEAFASQSLACIRGLGLDESKVNVHGGAIAIGHPLGCSGARISTTLLHAMQDRGAKYGLATMCIGVGQGIATIFERLD, encoded by the coding sequence ATGAATCAGGCCGTAATCATTGACTGTGTGCGAACACCGATTGGCCGTGCTCATCCCGAGCGAGGTTATTATCGCGACGTGCGAAGCGACGACCTGGCGGTTCATTGTGTCGAAGCCCTGCTGAAGCGAACCGGCATCGACCCCAACGAGGTCGAAGACGTTCTCTTTGGCAATACGCAGCAAACGCTTGAACAAGGTTTGAACGTCGCTCGCATCATTGCTCTAACGGCCGGGCTTCCCGTGACTGCCGCCGGTGCGACCATCAATCGGCTTTGCGGCAGCAGCCTGCAAGCCTTGAATCAGGCCGCCCACAGCATTTTGGCGGGCGCTGAAGATGTTCAGATCGTCGGCGGTCTCGAACATATGACCCATGTGCCGATGGATCATGCGTTGGACATCAACCCGAAGCTGTACCATCACACTTCGGAAGCGGCCCTGCACATGGGGATCACCGCGGAGTTCCTGGCACAAACGCAAGGCATTTCGCGAAAAGCTCAGGACGAGTTCGCCCTCGGCAGCCATCAAAAAGCAGCGGCCGCAATCGAAAGTGGCAAGTTCCAGAACGAAGTCGTGCCGACCCATGGCCGCACGGAAGAAGGTGCCCGGCAACTGTGGACCGTCGATCAATGCGTACGACCCGATACCAGCCTGGAAGCCTTGTCCGCGCTGCGTCCCGTTTTTATGCCCGATGGTGGCACGGTGACCGCCGGGAATGCTTCGCCGATCAACGACGGGGCCTCGGCTATGTTGATGATGTCGGATGCCTCGGCCAAGCGACTGGGGCTGAAGCCAATGGCCCGCGTCGTGGCGACCGCCGTGGCTGGCGTCGAACCTTCCGTCATGGGCACCGGTCCGATTCCGGCAACCCAAAAAGCACTGAAGCGTGCCGGTCTAACGCTCGACCAAATCGACCTTGTCGAACTGAACGAAGCGTTTGCCTCGCAGTCGTTGGCATGCATTCGTGGGCTCGGTTTGGATGAATCGAAGGTGAACGTGCATGGCGGTGCGATCGCGATCGGTCATCCTCTGGGTTGTTCCGGAGCACGTATCAGCACCACGCTGCTGCATGCCATGCAAGATCGCGGAGCGAAGTACGGCCTGGCGACCATGTGCATCGGTGTCGGTCAGGGCATAGCCACCATCTTCGAGCGTCTCGACTAA
- a CDS encoding acyl-CoA dehydrogenase family protein, whose protein sequence is MSSDTTNSTAPETPATEQEETSFAETALKLGGKSADEARRTGAIDSADDQVEKLFQPQYQTANSPAHRAVWDRGISVELFESNPLETAPEIRKVMDDSLEVVRGFRNSKTITDEKGKIRDEVLKALGEAGYWGLLVDKNYGGSGTPFRSFAPFLTQMAMIDPTLAGLASVHGCIGAVDPVSTFGNEEQKQRYLPKLASGERLSAFALTEPCAGSDLTALKTTARLDGDSYVLNGEKLFITNVVPGRTIGVVCLIDDVPAVLVVDLPNEENDQFQLRKYGLWALKHTYNQGIIFNNFRVPKENLLVPGKGNGLTIAYHGLNLGRISLCANAAGTMRLMMASMIPWVHFRETYGEPIAKRELVQRRLGKLAGMIVASDALVAWCSTLIDEGYRGEMECIIAKIFGSESQKEAAIELFMKTHGGRSFLHGHMFGDNVHEYLAPCIYEGEGEMLGMAFFKSLVKKHGTQFFEPIGKALHAAGIKKPNPLNPAHAWALKGVIAPYASWMMKEYMGGKPKPKFPQMPDNLRAHAQFAADHLQDMPLQISGTMRKHQLKLADRQCRMSYLSQNVQNLMTMLATALYAAKQENETVRAAADIACRDLKRKVLLTAPSDRYFRRVSEVGGMVAEGNFPGVDVPPDEIMMRYDK, encoded by the coding sequence ATGAGCAGCGATACAACGAACTCGACCGCACCGGAAACACCGGCGACGGAACAAGAAGAGACTTCCTTTGCCGAAACCGCTTTGAAGCTGGGTGGTAAGAGCGCGGACGAAGCCCGCCGAACCGGCGCGATCGACTCGGCCGACGACCAGGTCGAAAAGCTCTTCCAGCCGCAATATCAAACCGCCAACAGCCCGGCCCATCGCGCCGTGTGGGATCGTGGAATCTCGGTCGAACTGTTCGAGTCGAACCCACTCGAAACGGCTCCCGAGATCCGCAAAGTGATGGACGACAGCCTTGAGGTGGTGCGAGGTTTTCGCAACAGCAAGACCATCACCGACGAAAAAGGGAAGATCCGCGACGAAGTCCTGAAAGCCCTTGGTGAAGCGGGCTACTGGGGTCTGCTGGTCGATAAGAATTACGGCGGTAGCGGCACGCCTTTTCGCTCGTTCGCGCCCTTTCTGACGCAGATGGCAATGATCGATCCGACCCTCGCCGGTCTGGCTTCGGTGCATGGCTGTATCGGTGCGGTCGATCCGGTGAGCACCTTCGGCAACGAAGAACAGAAGCAGCGTTACTTGCCGAAGTTGGCCAGTGGCGAACGTCTTTCAGCGTTCGCATTGACCGAGCCTTGTGCAGGTTCGGACCTGACGGCATTGAAGACGACGGCTCGATTGGATGGCGATTCGTACGTGCTCAACGGCGAGAAACTGTTCATCACCAACGTCGTCCCAGGCCGAACGATTGGCGTGGTCTGCTTGATCGACGATGTTCCCGCGGTGCTGGTGGTCGATCTACCAAACGAAGAGAACGACCAGTTCCAACTGCGAAAGTATGGTTTGTGGGCGCTTAAGCACACGTACAACCAGGGCATCATCTTCAACAACTTCCGCGTTCCGAAAGAGAACCTATTGGTTCCTGGCAAAGGAAACGGACTGACGATTGCCTACCATGGATTGAACCTGGGGCGTATCAGCCTGTGCGCGAATGCGGCCGGGACGATGCGACTGATGATGGCCAGCATGATCCCTTGGGTTCACTTCCGCGAAACGTACGGCGAACCGATCGCCAAGCGCGAACTGGTTCAGCGTCGCCTCGGCAAACTAGCCGGGATGATCGTTGCCTCCGACGCGCTTGTGGCGTGGTGTTCGACGCTGATCGACGAAGGTTACCGCGGCGAGATGGAGTGCATCATCGCCAAAATCTTCGGTAGCGAGTCGCAGAAGGAAGCCGCGATCGAGTTGTTCATGAAGACTCATGGCGGACGTTCGTTCCTGCATGGTCACATGTTCGGCGACAACGTCCACGAGTACCTGGCCCCATGCATTTATGAAGGGGAAGGAGAGATGCTCGGGATGGCGTTCTTCAAGTCACTCGTGAAAAAGCACGGCACCCAGTTCTTTGAACCCATCGGCAAGGCATTGCATGCCGCTGGAATCAAGAAGCCAAACCCACTGAACCCGGCTCATGCCTGGGCGCTGAAGGGAGTGATTGCTCCGTACGCGTCGTGGATGATGAAGGAGTACATGGGGGGCAAGCCGAAGCCGAAGTTTCCGCAGATGCCTGATAACTTGCGGGCTCACGCTCAGTTCGCGGCCGATCATCTGCAGGATATGCCGCTGCAAATCTCGGGCACGATGCGAAAGCATCAACTGAAGCTGGCAGATCGTCAGTGCCGCATGTCGTATCTGTCGCAGAACGTGCAGAACCTGATGACGATGTTGGCAACCGCCCTTTACGCCGCCAAGCAAGAGAACGAAACCGTTCGGGCCGCGGCCGATATTGCTTGCCGCGATTTGAAGCGGAAGGTTCTGCTGACGGCACCCAGTGATCGATACTTCCGTCGCGTTTCGGAAGTCGGGGGCATGGTCGCGGAAGGAAACTTCCCGGGCGTCGACGTGCCCCCAGACGAAATCATGATGCGGTATGATAAGTAA
- the ispD gene encoding 2-C-methyl-D-erythritol 4-phosphate cytidylyltransferase gives MIKFSVILPAAGRSTRFGGGELKKVYVPLLGQPVWLHSARLFAARPDVSDVVVVISADDEAYFRENFAEVCHEIGIQIVLGGETRTDSIANGIDALDSSSHFIAIHDAARPGIDNVMVDAVFNAAAASGAAILALPVPGTLKRVSAEGTISETVPRDGIWEAQTPQVFRRPVILEAYEKFRNKPATDDASLVERLGHPVTVVKGSLNNLKITTQDDLVVAQRLLSERS, from the coding sequence TTGATCAAGTTCAGTGTCATTCTTCCCGCCGCCGGCCGCAGCACGCGTTTTGGCGGCGGCGAGCTTAAGAAGGTCTACGTTCCCCTACTCGGTCAGCCGGTTTGGCTTCACAGTGCCCGGCTATTCGCGGCTAGGCCAGACGTCAGCGACGTAGTGGTTGTGATCTCGGCTGACGACGAAGCGTACTTCCGCGAGAACTTCGCCGAAGTCTGCCACGAGATAGGCATTCAAATCGTGCTCGGCGGCGAAACGCGTACCGACTCGATCGCCAATGGTATCGACGCTCTCGACAGTTCGAGCCATTTTATAGCGATCCACGATGCCGCTCGGCCAGGGATCGACAATGTGATGGTCGATGCGGTCTTCAATGCGGCGGCCGCCAGCGGAGCCGCGATTCTGGCCTTGCCAGTTCCAGGCACGCTGAAACGGGTTTCTGCCGAAGGGACCATCTCGGAAACGGTCCCTCGTGATGGAATCTGGGAAGCACAAACCCCCCAGGTATTTCGCCGCCCGGTGATTCTCGAGGCATACGAGAAGTTCCGCAACAAACCTGCCACCGACGACGCCAGCCTGGTCGAACGCCTCGGTCACCCGGTCACGGTTGTGAAGGGTTCGTTAAACAACCTGAAAATTACCACCCAAGACGACCTGGTGGTTGCCCAAAGGTTGCTTTCCGAAAGAAGTTGA